In the genome of Acetobacter oryzifermentans, one region contains:
- a CDS encoding phage baseplate assembly protein domain-containing protein — translation MASPLQRLGRRVMMALGLARQTSDTDESKSTPTMQLALAAGEMRSDVPLMQEYGFRSRPNAGCDAVVLFQGGDRTRGIVIATGDQRHPPPNLQSGEVCIFSPTMGSSVIMKADGSISIDAGQNKINVTCESLNVSGDITSTGTITGQKDVVAGSISLTDHKHPVTAAPGETGAPEG, via the coding sequence ATGGCATCACCTTTGCAACGCCTTGGTCGCCGGGTGATGATGGCGTTGGGGCTGGCGCGCCAGACATCGGATACGGATGAAAGCAAATCCACCCCTACCATGCAGTTGGCATTAGCTGCTGGTGAAATGCGCTCTGATGTTCCTCTTATGCAGGAATATGGATTCCGCAGCAGGCCAAATGCAGGTTGTGATGCTGTTGTGCTGTTTCAGGGTGGAGACAGAACGCGTGGCATTGTGATTGCCACAGGAGACCAACGGCATCCGCCTCCTAACCTGCAATCAGGAGAGGTCTGCATTTTCAGCCCTACAATGGGCAGTTCTGTTATTATGAAGGCTGATGGAAGTATTTCTATTGATGCAGGCCAGAATAAAATCAACGTAACCTGTGAGAGCCTGAATGTTTCTGGAGATATCACCAGCACGGGAACAATTACCGGCCAAAAAGACGTTGTTGCTGGCAGTATCAGCCTAACGGATCACAAACACCCAGTTACGGCTGCCCCAGGGGAAACCGGCGCACCAGAGGGATAA
- a CDS encoding phage baseplate assembly protein, with protein MMSALSTVSEFVGYDQTPSNAVSITVNGYQISGWNRVSIRMGVDIMPWTAMLETTLYQPDQQVSVDIPAGAACVLSIGGDTVLTGYVQSVSEELTPQEHVYRVAIASKSVDLVECSAEFSTYQMNNTTALGIAQQVCKPFGVAVSAVGGAGDIQIQQFSVILTETAYEVIERVCRLAGCIFYDQPDGSIVLSPVGTTVVSGGVRQGVNMERMVSLSSLEGRFSDVQAIIQNPAILFTPPADGDKLSQQMHAQTAPAEASASDPGVTRHRPLLIPVELGDADYSIARKRVQWEVARRYGRSQATEVTVSSWRDTSGALWRPNALIPLTRASSTRTDLLLGEIELVQGEDGTHANMVLMPSSAFVPEPLVLPAEQNEATAAVSRD; from the coding sequence ATGATGTCTGCATTATCAACGGTATCTGAATTTGTTGGGTATGATCAGACACCCTCCAATGCTGTGTCCATAACGGTGAATGGGTATCAGATTTCTGGTTGGAACAGAGTTTCTATCCGCATGGGGGTAGATATCATGCCCTGGACAGCCATGCTGGAAACAACACTCTATCAGCCAGATCAACAGGTTTCTGTAGATATTCCTGCCGGTGCAGCCTGTGTCCTGTCTATTGGTGGAGATACAGTTTTAACTGGATACGTGCAGAGCGTATCAGAGGAGCTAACGCCACAGGAGCATGTTTATCGTGTAGCAATTGCATCCAAATCTGTTGATCTGGTGGAATGCTCGGCTGAGTTTTCAACTTACCAAATGAACAACACAACAGCATTGGGCATTGCCCAGCAGGTTTGCAAACCATTTGGTGTGGCTGTAAGCGCCGTTGGCGGCGCAGGAGACATACAAATACAGCAGTTTTCCGTTATTCTGACGGAAACAGCCTACGAGGTTATTGAACGTGTATGCCGGTTAGCTGGCTGCATTTTCTACGATCAGCCGGATGGTTCCATTGTTCTTAGCCCTGTGGGAACAACAGTTGTGAGCGGTGGCGTGCGGCAGGGTGTCAATATGGAACGAATGGTTTCGCTTTCATCTCTCGAAGGCCGGTTTTCCGATGTGCAGGCTATTATTCAGAATCCTGCCATTTTGTTTACACCGCCCGCTGATGGAGACAAATTGAGCCAGCAGATGCACGCGCAAACTGCACCTGCTGAGGCAAGCGCTTCGGATCCGGGTGTAACACGGCATAGGCCGCTCCTCATCCCAGTTGAACTCGGAGATGCTGATTATAGTATTGCCCGCAAACGGGTGCAGTGGGAGGTGGCGCGGCGTTATGGGCGCTCTCAGGCAACCGAGGTTACAGTTAGCAGTTGGCGCGATACATCTGGGGCGCTGTGGAGGCCGAATGCACTCATACCTCTCACACGTGCATCCAGCACTCGTACAGATCTGCTGCTAGGAGAAATAGAGCTGGTGCAGGGGGAGGATGGCACGCATGCCAACATGGTTCTGATGCCATCCAGTGCATTTGTTCCAGAGCCGCTAGTTCTGCCTGCTGAGCAAAATGAAGCCACCGCTGCTGTAAGCAGGGATTGA
- a CDS encoding DNA circularization protein — MSGTLITLAEEYLQCSFRGVPFVVVGSSGQAGRKQAVHDYPYRDGVWAEDLGRRARIYHVRGFLCGSEYIAQRDVLINAAEAADAGLLVHPTLGILRVTLSNFSWIEPDGIMGRIDVDFDFLEQKNYLNTIIQTSLDAAIGAAALVAQQVGGSTYSSAASSSLSVGSPVISAAQGVVGRWGSLASAAICSPRVNSAAIATLPGNNGRYAAGNAGTIDSTATVDSVLQNLTASRTKIDSLITTAQGQTTADSLATAVLDVAEQLRQSINDPGTQISVLLPMATYQIDVMPSSAPIGSAIATASTSTAQICSWMAFTSIALACANWQPTSAEEAENLRLRVATLLDDAATSAADAGFDNMWQALRSLRVQVTTDLSQRASQLPDQITVTRNAPIPALVLGQQLYADASRASDLIRRADPIHPAFMPTQFEALSA; from the coding sequence ATGTCAGGCACCCTGATCACTTTAGCAGAGGAGTATTTGCAATGCTCATTTCGGGGTGTACCGTTTGTTGTTGTAGGCAGCAGTGGGCAGGCCGGACGCAAACAGGCTGTGCATGATTATCCATACCGTGATGGTGTGTGGGCAGAAGATCTGGGCCGTCGCGCCCGAATATATCATGTCCGTGGGTTTTTATGTGGGTCTGAATATATAGCGCAGAGAGATGTGCTGATTAACGCTGCAGAGGCTGCTGATGCCGGTTTGTTGGTTCATCCAACTCTAGGAATTTTGCGTGTAACATTAAGCAATTTTTCATGGATAGAACCAGACGGCATTATGGGCCGGATTGATGTTGATTTCGATTTTCTTGAGCAGAAAAACTATCTCAACACAATCATTCAAACATCGTTAGATGCAGCCATTGGCGCTGCGGCGTTGGTTGCGCAGCAGGTTGGCGGAAGCACATATTCCAGTGCAGCGTCATCATCTCTATCTGTAGGCAGCCCAGTTATTTCTGCGGCACAAGGGGTTGTTGGTAGATGGGGAAGTTTAGCAAGTGCAGCTATATGCTCGCCCCGCGTAAATAGTGCAGCTATTGCTACGCTGCCGGGCAATAATGGGCGTTATGCTGCGGGTAATGCCGGAACGATAGATAGCACTGCAACTGTTGATTCTGTCCTGCAAAACCTAACGGCATCCCGCACAAAAATTGATAGCCTGATTACAACTGCTCAAGGGCAAACTACAGCAGACTCTCTCGCTACTGCTGTGCTGGATGTTGCCGAGCAGTTGCGTCAATCTATCAATGATCCAGGCACGCAAATTAGCGTATTGCTGCCAATGGCCACTTATCAAATTGATGTTATGCCATCATCCGCACCCATTGGTTCAGCTATTGCCACTGCATCCACATCTACTGCGCAGATATGCAGTTGGATGGCGTTTACCTCTATCGCGCTGGCGTGTGCAAACTGGCAGCCTACATCTGCTGAGGAAGCCGAAAATCTCCGGTTGCGTGTAGCAACTTTGCTGGATGATGCCGCAACATCTGCAGCAGATGCCGGGTTTGATAATATGTGGCAAGCCCTTCGCTCCCTGCGTGTGCAGGTCACCACAGATCTGTCACAGCGTGCCAGCCAACTGCCTGATCAGATTACTGTCACGCGTAATGCGCCAATTCCAGCATTGGTTCTGGGGCAGCAGCTATATGCAGATGCCAGTAGGGCGTCAGATCTGATCCGGCGGGCAGATCCGATACATCCGGCATTTATGCCCACACAGTTTGAGGCGCTTTCTGCATGA
- a CDS encoding phage tail tip lysozyme, which translates to MGAAVSLTLSANDKLSRKLDWINNKIASLQAPVRHAQRSLKRFFDITGVTRMRKGMADLSRSTLGAFRSVGRLVPEMGILTSASSIAGVYKLSSAWATFGTNLRTTARSIGMNPSRLMALRNAARLSGGSADAMSSALGQISTQKWEAVNGFAPEAAAQFQALGISMKELKQLSPDQIFARIAARIRSLKTPAAQTIAATKLFGEAGASLLPIFQQTGRAFQDNIRLAKRYGVMNEEGADAAAKLQKSQQELSMSVEGFGYSIAQTLAPVITPVLHQMAEWIAANREWIAQDLAGYVKRVVQWLQVGGWDKIKSQISGVMHRIKDVVDYLGGWKAAAKDAFIGIAVLWAAPVISGIASLTLGLLGVSKAVGGIIAKRGGLSRVLTLITAFQAWKTLQQGTTPDQQAANRDWIENLPGVSQIESGYAWMFRKVYGYDPPGYGSSAQDQLRGGNLVGYLRQNNPMGINDNAIIGTAAAGVAESHLDPNAANPDSSARGAYQFLQGTRDEILNEQGVDVWGADVPTQTQAALAYYKKHYPSQFARFATSRSPEEAMSRFTTDFLRPGDGTLGDIQRGRGFISGFQADIAPKSASPQGQSPYDKMLLDLHISAKTPAGTTVKATSRSDNLHVASVKQQRAMDPENSSIGN; encoded by the coding sequence GTGGGCGCAGCCGTTAGTCTCACTCTCAGCGCCAATGATAAGTTAAGTCGCAAACTAGATTGGATAAATAACAAAATAGCCTCTCTGCAGGCTCCTGTGCGTCATGCGCAGCGTAGCCTCAAGCGGTTTTTTGATATTACCGGCGTTACGCGTATGCGTAAGGGCATGGCGGATCTATCGCGCTCTACACTGGGCGCATTTAGATCTGTTGGGCGTCTGGTGCCTGAAATGGGTATCCTAACCAGTGCATCCTCTATCGCTGGTGTGTACAAGCTGTCTTCTGCCTGGGCTACTTTTGGCACTAATCTGCGCACAACTGCGCGTAGTATCGGTATGAACCCAAGCCGACTGATGGCGCTGCGCAATGCAGCTCGGCTTTCTGGTGGATCTGCCGATGCCATGAGCAGTGCCCTGGGACAAATTTCCACCCAGAAGTGGGAAGCCGTAAACGGGTTTGCTCCTGAAGCTGCTGCACAATTTCAGGCGCTGGGCATCAGCATGAAAGAGCTGAAGCAGCTTTCCCCAGATCAGATTTTTGCCCGTATTGCTGCCCGCATCCGCTCTCTCAAAACACCAGCGGCCCAAACAATAGCGGCCACCAAACTGTTTGGAGAAGCAGGGGCCAGCCTGCTTCCTATCTTCCAGCAAACAGGGCGTGCATTCCAAGACAACATCCGCTTGGCTAAACGCTACGGCGTGATGAACGAGGAAGGCGCTGATGCCGCCGCTAAGCTTCAAAAGTCCCAGCAAGAACTTTCCATGTCAGTGGAGGGTTTTGGCTATTCCATAGCCCAAACCTTGGCGCCAGTTATCACACCAGTTCTGCATCAGATGGCAGAATGGATTGCTGCCAATCGGGAATGGATAGCGCAAGATCTTGCGGGTTATGTCAAGCGTGTGGTGCAATGGCTGCAAGTGGGTGGTTGGGATAAAATAAAATCCCAGATTTCTGGCGTAATGCATCGCATCAAAGATGTGGTGGACTATCTTGGAGGATGGAAAGCTGCCGCAAAAGATGCGTTTATTGGCATAGCAGTTTTGTGGGCTGCTCCAGTTATTTCTGGAATTGCCTCATTAACATTGGGGCTTCTTGGCGTTAGCAAAGCGGTTGGAGGCATTATTGCCAAGCGTGGCGGTTTAAGCCGCGTTTTGACGTTGATTACAGCGTTCCAGGCATGGAAAACTCTTCAACAAGGCACAACGCCAGATCAACAAGCAGCAAATAGAGATTGGATAGAAAATCTTCCTGGCGTCTCTCAAATTGAGAGCGGTTACGCATGGATGTTCAGGAAGGTGTACGGATATGATCCCCCTGGTTATGGATCGTCAGCACAAGATCAGCTTCGCGGTGGAAACCTTGTAGGATATTTGCGGCAGAATAATCCTATGGGGATCAATGATAATGCCATCATAGGGACAGCCGCAGCAGGTGTTGCGGAATCACATCTTGATCCAAATGCAGCTAATCCAGATTCATCTGCGCGAGGCGCTTATCAGTTTCTGCAAGGCACACGTGATGAAATTCTTAATGAGCAAGGGGTAGATGTGTGGGGTGCCGATGTGCCTACCCAAACACAGGCTGCCCTTGCTTATTACAAAAAGCATTATCCATCGCAGTTTGCACGGTTTGCTACCTCTCGTAGTCCTGAAGAGGCAATGAGCCGCTTCACAACGGATTTTCTGCGACCAGGAGACGGAACGCTAGGTGATATCCAACGTGGTCGCGGGTTCATTTCTGGGTTCCAGGCGGATATTGCTCCCAAATCAGCATCTCCCCAGGGGCAATCACCCTACGATAAAATGCTTCTTGATTTGCATATTTCTGCAAAAACACCAGCAGGCACCACGGTAAAAGCAACAAGTCGCAGCGATAATCTGCATGTTGCCAGTGTTAAACAGCAGCGGGCCATGGATCCTGAAAACAGCTCTATAGGGAATTAA
- a CDS encoding phage tail assembly protein: MTLSDDDVLLAVSDVQEDTDSVETRPGVFHLEKPITLKGGETFETLELHEPVVFHALTATKIIGRKPSLESIYDSQINMVCQISKWPKLAVDQLPSHILDEAIDFLNHFEEDARRNPDETPDFTPELMLTFKPGIEAVGKSFNMMELREPVVAERRAFKSFESRQTFEGIISGEIDLVERISGWPKAAVLKMPISKFACAADYLTGFFMHGRIIGNN; this comes from the coding sequence ATGACATTGAGCGATGATGATGTTCTTCTCGCTGTGAGCGATGTTCAGGAAGATACGGATTCCGTTGAGACACGCCCTGGTGTGTTTCATCTGGAAAAGCCCATTACACTCAAGGGTGGAGAAACATTCGAAACCCTGGAATTGCATGAGCCCGTTGTATTCCATGCGCTCACGGCTACCAAAATTATTGGTCGCAAACCCTCGCTAGAAAGTATTTATGATTCGCAAATCAATATGGTTTGCCAGATCAGCAAATGGCCAAAATTGGCTGTAGATCAGCTACCGTCTCATATTCTGGACGAGGCGATAGATTTCCTTAACCATTTTGAGGAAGATGCGCGGCGTAACCCAGATGAAACACCAGATTTTACGCCAGAGCTGATGCTCACGTTTAAGCCTGGAATTGAGGCGGTGGGTAAATCCTTTAACATGATGGAACTGCGCGAACCCGTTGTGGCAGAGCGCCGGGCATTCAAGTCGTTTGAATCACGCCAGACGTTTGAGGGCATCATATCCGGCGAAATTGACCTGGTAGAACGGATTAGTGGCTGGCCAAAGGCCGCAGTCCTTAAAATGCCGATCAGTAAATTTGCTTGTGCAGCGGATTATCTGACAGGTTTTTTTATGCATGGCCGGATAATTGGGAACAACTGA
- a CDS encoding phage tail tube protein: MSGSLYRGPLAGLATLTINGVSFNVVGELQWQPSGNQNETLKGQSAVEGFSAMPNQGFIQATLRDRRDVSISDLQGGSGFNVVAVQANGKVITCVNGWQVEAINVNTQEGTFEFRVESDTVTEDTVS, from the coding sequence ATGTCCGGTTCTCTTTATCGTGGCCCCCTCGCGGGTCTTGCGACACTTACTATCAATGGCGTTTCGTTCAATGTGGTCGGAGAGCTGCAATGGCAGCCCTCTGGAAACCAGAATGAAACCCTCAAGGGGCAGTCAGCCGTTGAGGGTTTTTCGGCCATGCCCAATCAAGGTTTTATCCAGGCAACCCTGCGAGACCGGCGTGACGTGAGCATTTCTGACCTACAGGGCGGAAGTGGTTTCAATGTCGTGGCAGTGCAGGCGAATGGAAAAGTCATTACATGCGTTAATGGCTGGCAAGTTGAAGCCATCAACGTCAACACCCAGGAAGGCACGTTTGAATTCCGGGTGGAAAGTGACACCGTAACCGAGGATACCGTATCGTGA